The Thermococcus peptonophilus genomic sequence GCTTGCCGAGGAAGAAGGCTACCTGATAGGCAGGGACGTCTTCGTGTCGAGGAACGGGTACACGGTTGAGATTGAGTGAGGGTAAAACTGATAAAGGATTCCTCCTCTCTTTTTTCAGCTTCACTTTCATTGCTCACGGGGTGGTATCATGGGAAAGTACGATGAGCTGTTCGCAAGGATTAAGGAAAAGGCAAGGGATGTTGATAGGGTCATCCTTGAACTTGTGCCGGAAAAGGAGCCGCTTGAGCTTTACAGGGCCGCGAGGCACTATCCCCTCGCAGGAGGAAAGCGCGTTAGGCCCTTCGTTGTTCTCCGTGCTGCAGAGGCAGTGGGCGGCGACCCTGAGAAGGCCCTTTATCCAGCCGCTTCCGTCGAGTTCATTCACAACTACTCCCTCGTCCACGACGACATAATGGACATGGACGAACTCAGACGGGGCAGGCCGACCGTCCACAAGCTCTGGGGAGTGAACATGGCTATTTTAGCTGGAGATCTCCTCTTCAGCAAGGCCTTCGAGGCGATAGCGAAGGCTGATGTTCCGGCCGAGAAGAAGGCGAGGATTCTGGATGTCCTCGTCAGGACTTCGAACATGCTCTGTGAAGGTCAGGCCCTCGACATAGAGTTTGAGACGAGGGAAGAGGTCACTGTCGAGGAGTATCTAAAGATGATAAGCGGCAAGACCGGGGCGCTCTTCCAGGGTTCGGCCGAGATAGGGGCCATAGTGGGAACCGACAACGAGGAGTACATCCAGGCCCTCTCAAAGTGGGGCATGAACGTCGGAATAGCCTTCCAGATATGGGACGACGTCCTCGATCTGATTGCCGACGAGGAGAAGCTCGGAAAGCCCGTCGGGAGCGACATAAGGAAAGGTAAGAAGACGCTTATAGTCAGCCACTTCTTCGAGCACGCGAGTGAGGAGGACAAGGTCGAGTTTATGAAAGTCTTCGGCAAGTATGCAGGCGACGCCAAGGGCGACGCGCTCATACACGACGAGAACGTTAAGGAGGAGGTCGCGAAGGCCATCGAGCTTCTCAAGAAGTACGGCAGCATAGACTACGCGGCAAACTACGCCAAGAACCTCATCAGGGAAGCGAACGAGGCCCTCAAGGTCCTCCCCGAGAGCGAAGCCAGGAAAGACCTTGAGCTTCTCGCGGAGTTCCTCGTCGAGAGGGAGTTCTGAGCTTCACCTTCTTCCCCTTTCTGTTCTCCTAGAGTGTCCCTTCCCGTGCGCTAAACCCTTAAATACCATTTCGACGTTTATCTTAACGGTGGTCTAGATGGACGTTCTAGAACTTCTCTCAAGCCTTGTGTCCTTTGAGACTGTGAACGACCCGGCCAGGGGGATAAGACCTTCCAAGGACTGCCCGGCCTTCATAAGGGATACGCTCGCATCGTGGGGGATAGAGAGCGAGCTGATCGAGCGCGACGGCTACTACGCGGTCTACGGTGAGATAGGGGAAGGAAAGCCGAAGCTCCTTTTCATGGCCCACTTCGACGTCGTGCCCGTAAACAGGGAGGAGTGGGAAACCGATCCCTTCAAGCTTACAGTAAAAGGAGACCGCGCCTACGGCAGGGGGAGCGCCGACGATAAGGGCAACGTTGCTTCCATAATGCTCGCGCTGAAGGAACTCTCGAAGGAGAAGCTTAACGGAAAGGTTCTCTTTGCATTCACTGGCGATGAAGAAATCGGCGGCAGGATGGCCATGCATCTAGCCGAAAAGCTCGCCCAAGAGAGAAAACTTCCCGAGTACATGGTAAACGCTGACGGGATTGGAATGAAGCCGATAATCAGGAGGAGGAAGGGCTTCGGTGTGACCGTTCGCGTTTCCGCAGAGAAAGCAATGGTTAAAGGTACTGTTAAGCGCGAGACCTTCAGGATAAGGACGCCCGTGCTGGAGACGAGGCACGCAGCGTACTTCCTGCCCGGCGTTGATACTCACCCGCTCATAGCGGCCTCGCACTTCCTCAGGAGCAGAGAGGCTTTTGCTGTTTCGCTCGAGGGGAAGTTCCTCAAGGGCAACGTCGTGCCGGGTGAAGTGACCCTTACGTACGTTTCTTCCGGTGAGGGTGAAGAGGTGGAGGTTGACCTTGGCCTCACGAGGCTCCTCAAGGCTGTGGTTCCCTTCGTGAGGGCTCCGATAAAAGCGGAGAAGTACAGTGACTACGGAGTCTCGATCACGCCCAACCTGTACTCTATCGAAGACGGGAAGCATGTCCTCAAGTTTGACGTGAGGGCTATGAGCCGTTCAAAGGACGAAATTGAGTGTGCGATGAAAGAGATAGCCGAGTTCAACCTTCCAGAGGCAGAGGTTGAGGTTGCTACCAATGAGAAGGCGGGCTACCTCTTCACCCACCCGGAGGAAAAGATCGTCAGAGTAACTCTGGGGGTCCTTAAGGAGCTCGGCGAGAAGGCGGAGCCCGTTGAAGGGCCAGGAGCGGCCGACTCAAGGTTCTTCACGCCCTATGGAGTGAAGGCGATAGACTTCGGGCCAAGGGGAGGCAACATCCACGGCCCGAACGAGTATGTTGAGATAAACTCGCTCCGCAAAATGCCGGCGCTTTACGCTGAGCTGGCGAGGAGGCTGGTGAGGGAGTAGTTTGATCTTTCTCCCTTTTATTGAAATTCCTGAGTCAAAGACGTGATAGTTTTCCTCTCTGGTGCTCTTTTTCTGCTCACTTTCCAAACAGTCAATTTATCCTTGTGAGCTCTGATTTTTTTATTTTCTCTTTTGCTCAAGTTCTGATAGCTGTTGAACTCGTTTTTTCAGGGAAGGTTAGATTATATTAAAAAACTTGGAATAGTAATATTTATAAGGGTGCGCACTATAAAGCGTTGAAAATGCTAAATTGCAACAGTAATAGGTACAAAGAAACAAAAGAGGAGAAGTGAGAGTTGTTTTAAAAACAAGAGATAAGGTGGTGAAGATGAAAAAACACTTATTTAAGGCTCTATTTACCTTTTTTGAAGATATGCTTCTCATTTATTTTTTAGGGGCTATAGCGGGTGTAGTAATATATCCTTTAATCAGTCTTCTAGCATGGACTAGGGGGAACTCCCTAGAGCTCGCATTCTCCATTGCTATTGCATTGTGGGGAGTCTCGATATTCCAGCGTGGAACTCTGTCGGTTCTGGACGGTAAATTACCGAGGTTTGCTGTTCAAGTTCTGGTCATTGCAGTCCCCATCATGTTTATTCCTGGCTATTGGTCAGTTGCGAGCCTTCTAGTGGGACTCTTGGGAGGTTACGCGGAGTACCAAAATAAAAGAGGTCGTAAATAAGCGATATAAATTATCCGGGTGATATCATGAAGTTCAGAGTGAGAGGTATCTTCTATCTTTTCATAATTTTCCTCTTGGTTGTTCAGGTAGGGGTAACCACTCACGAAAACGGGAAGCTGAAAAGAGAACAAGAGGGCATAAAGGAGAACCTCATTACTTCTCAGCTTACCCATGAAATCTTCGAGGTCAGACATCATGCAAAACTCATCAAAAGGCTCATGGGGCACCATTCAGATAATGAATCAAAACTCGCCCTGCTTATTGAGTTAAACAACACGAAATACTCCCTCTCAAAGCTGGAAATGAATACAGAGTACCTAGGAGCTTGGCTAGGATACGAAGATAAGACTCTGACCCCTTCTGGTGGCGATTGCCTGAAGGTTCTTGAAGTGATGTACTCCGATATCCAAAGTGGGGGCATGACTGACAAAGATGTATCTCTCGTCAGTAGGAGCATTGATGTGATCATGAACTTCACCTATGTTTATCCACCAACCTACGAGAACATCGTGAGCGGGCTGAATGAAATGAACAGAGAGTGCAGAGAACTGCTCCTGGAGGCAGACAAGACAGAGGAAAAATAAAGGAGAGAAAAACCCTCACTCCACGAACACGGCCGGCTTCAGAGGCATCGCCGCCTTTTTCTTTCCTCCCTTGTCCTCCTCGGGATTGATGACTATCTCGATGCCGAGCTCCTTCTCGATGAAGTCCTTCGCTTCCCTCAGGGCCTTTTCTTCGTCTATGCGCTTCACCTCAAAGGCCCTCTCCTTTATGAGACGCTGTATGAGCTTGCTAACTTCCTTGCCGTGCTTCCTCATTTCTGGGTCCTTCATTAGCTCTGACATGGCAGATTTGAAGTCCTTCTTCTCTGCTACAACTTCAACTACCTTCCACTTCCACTCTGGAGCCGTGTAGATGTAGGCCCTCTTCGGGTTCTCTATCTTTGCAACCGTTATGATCTCCTTGATGTCCTCTATGAGGGACTTTACGAACTCTTCCTCGGCCTCAACGGTTTCGTTCCACCACTCCGGAACCGGCTCGGGCCAGGAAGCGAGGCTAACGAAGCCCTCTCCTCCAAGCTTCTCCCAGAGCTCCTCGCTGATGTGCGGTGTGAACGGTGCCATCAGCCTGACCCAGACATCGGCGAGCGTTCTCAGGACGTAGCGCTTCGCCTCGTCATCTCTTCCCTCAGTCCTCCTCAGGTACCAGCGGAGGTCGTTGAGGACCGTGTAGAACGCCCACTGTACAGCGGTTCTCGTCCTGAACTCCTCAAGGGCTTTGGTTGCCCCTTCAATGGCCTTGTTGAGCCTGTGGAGCATCCAGCGGTCTATGTCCTTCAGTTCGACGCCTTCCTTGGCCTCGTAGGTTGCGAACTCGTTTATCAGCTCGTAGAACCTTTCGACCTGCCTGCGGAGCTTTCCAACTTCCTTTCTCCTCCAGTCAAAGTCGCTGTCGTGCTCTGCTAATCCCATTATGTAGAGCCTAACAACATCTGCACCGTTCTCCTCGATTGCGTCAATGAAGTTCAGCACGTTGCCCTTGCTCTTGCTCATCTTCTGGCCTTCCAGCGTTCCAAAGCCGTTTACCGCTATTCCCCTGGGCCAGTGCTTCCTGTCGAAGATGGCCACGTGGTTGAAGATGAAGAACGTCAGGTGGTTCGGGATGAGGTCTTTGGCTGAACAGCGCCAGTCGAGCGGGTACCAGTACTCGAACTCCTCCTTCATCTCGTGGATAACCTCAGCTGGAATTCCAGTTTTCTCGCTCAGCCTCTTCTCTTTCTCTTCGCTGAACTCTTCGCGGAAGATGTAGTCGAAGAACTCCCTGTCGAGCTTCTCAGCGTCAAGTTTGCCTTTCTTCCTAAGATGGTTGATGTGCCTGCTTATGGTGTAGTAGGCCATGTAAATGGTCGAATCGCTCAAACTCTCGATGACCCAGTCCGGATCCCACGGGAGCGGCGTTCCAAGGCCGACCTTCCTGGCACAGGCCTTCTTGTCAAGCCAGTCTATAACTGCCTCAAACTGTGCCCTCCTGCTCTCGGGGTAGATCTTCATGTTGGCGAGCGCCTCTCTGGCCTTCTCCTTCCATTCGGGGTTCCCGTAGTCTATGAACCACTGGTCGTGGATTATCTTTATGACGGCCTGGTTTCCAAACCTTGAGATGACCGGCTTGTCGGCGAACTCGTACATTATCTCGGCGATGCCCTTCTCCATCATTTCCTTTGCCACGAGCTCCTTGACTTCCTGCACGGGCTTTCTGGCGTAGGGCTCTATCTTAAAGATTCCCTTGTGGTACTCGGCCTTGTAGATGTTCTTGGTCGCCTGTTCAAGCTTCTCCTTGTCCTTCTGGCTCTTGACTCCGAGCCTCTCGGCCTCTTCAACCGCCGGGAACTCACCGTAGCCCTCAAGGCTTATCAGCGAGATGTAGCTTATCTCCTCAACGACGCGCGGGTCAATGTCGTACTTGAGCAGGATCTCGCTCTCCTTCTTCAGGTCTTCGAGGGCTATGTGGTCGAAGGGCGCGTGGGCTGGGACACTCATGACGACACCCGTTGCGTTGTCCGGGTCAACGAACTCGGCAGGCAAAATTATGACCTCGTCGCCGGTTACAGGGTTCTTGACGTACTTTCCGATGAGCTTCTCGCCCTTGAACTCCTCTATGACATCTATCTCCCTGTCCTGGAAGGAGAGCTTGTAGGCGGCCTCCCTGCTGACGATCCAGGTCTCCTCCTTGTCTCCCTTCCTCACCTTGGCCTTCACGTAGGTAGCCTTGGGGTTCAGCCACATGTTGGTGACTCCATAGACCGTCTCGGGCCGCAGGGTCGCGGCTGGCAGGTAGATGGTCTCGCCGTTCTCTTCGAGAATGAACTTGATTATGACGTACTCCAGTATCTGAATGTCTTCGCCCTCCATTATGTCGTGGTCGCCGAGCGGAGTCCCAACGACTGGGTCCCACCTGACCCTGTGGGCGCCCTTGACGACCAAACCCATGTCCTTGAGCGTCCAGAACTGCCACTCTATGAACTTGCTGAAGGGCGGGAAGAGGCTTGTCGTGTGGAACTCCCTCGTCCAGTCAACGGAGAAGCCGGCCCTTATGAATGTCTCCTTAGCGGCCTTCATGAAGTACTTGACTATCTCCTTCGGGTCTTCGAACTTCCAGAGAATGTCCTCTGGGACCTTATAGACGTCGCGGTAGATGTGGATGGTCTTGGGATCGCGGTTTTTGATGCGCTCTGCTATTCCAACTATCGGCGCGCCTGTGATGTGCCATGCCATTGGGAACAGCACGTTGTAGCCCTGCATCCTCTTGAAGCGCGCTATTACATCTGGTATCGTGTAGGTTCTTGCATGCCCGACGTGGAGGTGGCCCGAGAGGTATGGGAATGCGACCGTTATGTAGAACTTCTTTTCCTTGGGCTTTGCCTTCCTGTCCGGCTCAAAAACCCTCGCTTCCATCCAGCGCTTCTGCCACTTCTCCTCAATCTCCTTGAAGTTAAGCTCAGCCATGGCTATACCTCCTCAGAACTTTTTCAAAAGAGCGCGATTCAGACTCCAGAATAGGGGGGTTGTCTGAATAATCAGAGCGAAACGTCCGCTGAACGGTGGAGAAGGTACTCCCCCCTCATCGGCATCGGAGCGAGTAGCAGTTTTGAGTATTTAAGTTTTTTGGAATCCAAATCAAAAAGAAAAGGGGAAGCTATCAGGCGTGCTTAACTATGAAGCTCTCAACGTCTTCGAGTAGGTCGAGGGCTGTGAGCAGGTGGGCCTTGGCCTCGGCTTTCTTTACGCGCTTGAGGAGCTCCGCGCTGAGGCGAACCTCCTGGGCTGCTGTCTTGAGCTTGAGCTGGGCAGCCCTGGTGTCAACGCCCTTTCTGTAGAGCTTGGCTAGTGCCTTAGCATCTTTTCCAATGCGCTCGTGGAGGCCCTTGATGAGCATCGCCATGTCCTTCATTTCTTCCCTGACTTCCCTCTCGTGGGCCTTCCTCTTTATGAAGTGGATGGCCTTGTAGAACTCCTTAACTGTCTCTTTGTTGGCAATTATGACGTCGAGCGCTTCCGTGTAGTTGCCCTGGTCGGCCAGCTCCTTGACCTGCTCGTAGACGCTCTGGAACGCCTCTAGCCTCTCCTGGAGTTTGGTTGCATTTCTCCCGCTCTCGTTGGCCCTCTCTATGATTCTCTGGGCTATCTCTATGCCCTTCTCACCGCGCTTGAGGAATTCGTCAACGATCTTATCGGCATTGGCATAGGCGAGCTCCTTCCTTATCTCCATCAGCTTCTCATCGAGCCCCTTCTTGAGCTCCCTCGCAACCTCGAGGTCTTCCCTGGCTTTCTCAAGGTCTCTGTTCTTTATGTCCTCCATGACCTGCCTGTAGGCTTCCTTTGTCTGGTTGAGGAGCTGGGGCGCGTCTCCAACGTTTATCCCTTCCTCCTGGGCCTTTCTGATGGTCTTCTCAGCGGCTTTGAAGTAGGCCTGCATCCTCCTGAGCTCCTCCTGGATCCTCTCCCTGACATCGTTTCTCACGTTCTTGGCCTTCTCAAGGATAACCTTGTAGTGCCTCATAGCAAGGATGCCGTTTGCTATTGCACCCTCGTAGTTCCCATTCTGGTAGTCCTGGATGGCAACCTCACGGTATTCCTCAGCCTTCTGGTAGTGCTCGAAGACCGTTGAGTTCTCACTGACGTTTGTCTTCTCAATTATCATTGATGTTATATTGTGGAGCCTCTCAAGGGCGGAGACTATGTGCTCTGCTACAGCCTGCATCTCGGTGGTACTGTTGTCCTGGATTTCCGGCGGCAGTGGGGCCGTCCCGGCCTCGTCTGCAAGTGCCATCCCTGCCGGGACTATGCTCCCCAGCAGGAGGCCTATTATCAACCATACCTTCAGCCACCTCATGGCCATCACCTCGATAGTGTGTAGTGCTGAACTCCTATTTTAGGGACACGGTGAAAAAGCCTCTGAAACGCACGTTTCGAACGTTTGATAAGAATTTAGAGCTTTGTTGGGTAAAAAATGTCAAAAAACAAGCAATTTAGTTGAATGGAACACTGAGAACCGAGCTGGAACAAAAAATTTGGAAAGGTTACAGGATTATCAGCTCCCTATTCGCCTTGGTCAGTCTCTCCCCCTTATCTCCAACCACAACAACGTCGTCCTCTATCCTCACACCGGCGAGGCCAGGTACGTAAATGCCAGGCTCTATCGTGAACGTCATACCTCTTTCAAGGGCTACCTCTCCATCCGGGCCGATGTAAGGTTCTTCGTGGACGTCAAGGCCGAGGCCGTGTCCTGTTCTGTGAGTGAAGTACTCTCCGTAGCCTGCCCTTGCTATCGTCTCCCTCGCGGCCCTATCAATTTCTTTGGCCTTTATTCCCTCTCTGACCGCCTGGAAGGCGTTTTCCTGCGCTTCTTTCACTATCTCGTATATTTCGACGAGTTTTTCATCGGGCTTTCCGATGGCTACTGTCCTAGTTATGTCCGAACAGTAGCCCTTCCACTTGGCCCCGTAGTCGAGGATAACCATGTCACCCTTCCGTATCCTTCTGTCGCCCGGCTCGTGGTGGGGGTTCGCTCCGTTCTCACCGCTCGCCACTATCGGCTCGAATGAAATTCCGTCGCTCAGCTCCCGTATTCTGAGCTCTATCCTGAGTGCAAGTTCCTTCTCGGTCATTCCAATGATGTCCCAGCTCAGTATTTCCTCGAACACCCTGTCCACTACTTCTGCGGCCTTTTGCATAAGCCTAAGCTCCTCCTCGTCTTTCCGCATTCTTAGTTCCCTCATCAGCATGCTGAGCGGATAGGGGTCGAAGCTGTTTCTGCTGTGGAAAATCCCGATGAGCCAGTCAGCGCGCATGGTGTTCTCTATCAGGACTTTTCCACGGATTCCAAGCTCTTTCATTATCGTCTCAAGCTTTGAGTAGGGGTTTTCACCGTCCCTCCAGAACGTAACTGGAAAGTCCCCGATAACGTTCTGGTAGAGGCTCGGAGCGAGGAGGTGGTACTCCCCATCTGGGTTGACCGCGAGGACTGTAAGCCTTTCACCAGCCTCGTGAATGTTTATTCCGGTGAGGTAGTAGAAGTTCGCCCCAGGGCTTATCAGGGCCCCGTTGAAGCCTCTTTCTTCCATCAAGGCGGCCAGTTTTTCTATGCGCATGTGCACCACCGGTTCTGATATTCCGCAACCCTTAAAAACTCACCCTCGAACCTCGAGCGACTAGGCGGGGCGAACCCGCGGGATGTTCCCGTAAGGGAGAACCACAAACAGGGAAGAGGTGAACGAGATGGGGATGTACAAGTACATTAGGGAAGCCTGGAAGAGCCCGAAGAAGAGCTACGTGGGAGAGCTCCTCAAGAAGAGGATGATCCAGTGGAGGAGGGATCCTGTAGTTAAGAGGATTGAGAGGCCGACGAGGCTTGACAGGGCCAGGAGCCTCGGCTACCAGGCCAAGCAGGGCTACGTCGTCGTCCGCGTCCGCGTTAGGAGAGGCGGAAGGAAGAGGCCCAGGTGGAAGGGCGGAAGAAAGCCCTCCAAGATGGGTATGGTCAAGTACTCACCGAAGAAGAGCCTCCAGTGGATAGCCGAGGAGAAGGCCGCTAGGAAGTTCCCGAACCTCGAGGTCCTCAACTCCTACTGGGTCGGCGAAGACGGTATGTACAAGTGGTTTGAGGTCATTCTCGTTGACCCACACCACCCGGTCATCAAGAGCGACCCGAAGATAGCGTGGATAGCCGGTAAGGCCCACAAGGGCAGGGTCTTCCGCGGACTTACAAGCGCTGGTAAGAGGAGCCGCGGCCTGCTCAACAAGGGTAAGGGCGCCGAGAAGGTCAGGCCCAGCATAAGGGCCCACCAGGGTAAGGGTAAGTGATTTCCTTTCTCCTCTTCTCTTAACTTTGGTCTGAACTGTTCGTCCAAAGAATGTTTTTAAGTCCAGTTTACAACCTGTTCCGGTGAGAAAGATGGCACAGCTTAGAGCGCACCACGTCAGGCTTACCACGTTCATTCAGGCCACTGAGGACGAGGACAAAGTTCTCGATGCGATAGCGACTTTCATACCGGAGGAGATAGACGAGGACGACGTCCTCTTTGACATCCTCGAAACTGAGGGATACTTCGGGAACCCGATAAAGGTGGTGAACGTCGAGATAAAGAGGAGCAGAGCGGTAAGAAAGTTCCTGGAGTACTTCAAGGAACTGCTAAGCGAGGGCGACAAGAGGTATCTCCTCGACCACCTCGATGAGAAGGTTGACGAGGAGGGGACTTTCTACGTCCGCTTCAACAAGCAGAAGGCCTACCTCGGGGAGGCAGAGGTTGACGAGGGGCCCGACGTCATCCAGGTTAGGATAAAGGTCAAGGCCTTTCCGATGAGGAAGGAAGCGGTCGTCAAAGCGATTAGGGAGTGGCTGGAGGAATGAGGGAGGAAGAAGTTTCTTTTTCGCGGGACTATTTTGTCGAGATGGACGTTAGGAGTGAAGAGGCCTACGAACTGGCAAGCGAATGGTTTGACGAAGTTGTCTTCACGAAGAAGCTCGTCCTCGAAAGCCCTCCAGATTGGGACTCCCTGAAAGATGAACTCAAAGAGCTCCGTGGAAAGTACGGAAAGGTCGCTATTCTACTCGTAACCAAAAAGCCGAGCCTGATAAGGGAGGTGAAGAACAGGAACCTCAAGGCCCTCATCTACGTCCAGGGCGGCGATATGAGGATAAACAGGATGGCCATAGAGAGCGGCGTTGACGCTTTGATTAGCCCCTGGTTCGGCAGGAAGGATCCGGGCTTTGACCATACCCTGGCTAGGATGGCCGCGAGACGGGGAGTTGCGGTGGGATTCTCCCTTTCGCCGCTCCTCAATACTAATCCCTACGGGAGAGCGCAGATTCTCCGCTTTATGATGAAGACGTGGCAACTGGTGAGGAAGTACCGCGTTTTGAGGTTCCTCACTTCCTCAGCTGAAAGCAGGTGGGAAGTGAGGGGTCCGAGGGATTTGATGAGCCTTGGGATAAACATGGGGATGGAAATTCCTGAGGCGAGGGCGAGTCTGAACTTCTACCCGAGAAAAATATTGGGAAAGCTGGGCTAACCATCCAAAGCTGGGAAGTAATCTGGCTCGTAGTCTTGGAGCCTACCATCAAGGTAGTCCTCGTAGCCCTGTAAGTCGAGGAGGCCGTGTCCGCTGAGGTTGAACAGGATGACTTCTTCTCTGCCCTCTTTCTTCGCCTGAAGGGCGCGGTCTATGGCTCCTTTGATGGCATGGGCGCTTTCCGGGGCGGGGATTATACCCTCGGTCTTTGCGAAGAGGTGAGCCGCCTGGAAGACCTCGTTCTGGTGGTAGGCAACGGGCTTCACTATTCCGTGGTTTATCAGGATGCTAAGAGTTGGTGCAAGTCCGTGATAGCGGAGGCCGCCAGCGTGTATCGGCGGGACGTAGTAGGTGTGGCCTAGTGTGTGCATCTTCATTTTCGGTGTGTATCCCCCGGAGTCACCGTAGTCGTACTTGTAAACACCCCTTGTCATCGAGGGAGCGGCTTTGGGTTCAACCGCTATGAACTCGTAATCTGCCTTTCCGCTCAGGACATCCCTGACGAAGGGGTAAGCTAAGCCGGCGAAGTTGCTTCCGCCACCGACGCAACCAATTATTACATCCGGCTCCTCAAATTCTTTCATATGCTCCTGCGCCTCAAGACCGATAACAGTCTGGTGCATTAGGACGTGGTTGAGGACGCTTCCCAGGGCGTAGCGGGCCTTTTCGTCCTTCAGGACATCTTCAATGGCCTCACTTATCGCTATTCCCAATCCACCGGGGTGGTTGGGATCCTCAGCTAGGAACCTCCGCCCTACCTCCGTTCTGTCGCTCGGACTCGGATAGATTTCCGCTCCATACAAGCGCATTATGGTCTTTCTATAGGGCTTCTGCTGGTAGCTCGCCCTTGCCATGTAAACCCTAACCTTCAGCCCAAGGAGCGCTCCAGCTAAACTCAAAGCGGTTCCCCACTGGCCCGCTCCCGTTTCCGTTACAAGTCTCTCTATTCCCTGTTTTTTGGCGTAGTAGGCCTGGGCTAAAGCGGTGTTTATCTTGTGGCTTCCGGTTACGGTTGCCCCCTCAAACTTGAAGTATATCCTTGCTGGAGTATTCAGGGCCTTCTCAAGGTTCGTGGCGCGATAAAGCGGTGTTGGGCGGCCTATTTTGGAGTAGAGCTCTCTGACTTCTTTCGAGATTCCAATGTACCTCTCCGTGCTTATTTCCTGCTTCACCAGCTCCCCAGCGAAAATCCTGAAGAGCTTCTCCGGCTCTATCGGCTCGTCCGTCTCGGGGTCGAGCGGCGGTGCCAGCGGCTCTGGTAAGTCCGGCAAGATGTTGTACCACTTCTTTGGTATTTTCGAATCGGGCAGAACGGCTTTCATTCTACCACCTCCGGGGTTTTTGAGCTAAAAGCTTTGGAAAGAACAAGTCCCAAAAACGAGGGAATAATGAGCGTGAAAGCTGTGAAGACGGATAACATTAGGGCTAGACAAGAAGTTTTGCCCCTTTCACAGCAGAGGCCAAAAACAAGCCCCCCTACTCACTCCAAAAGCAATCCCGCCCGTCAGTTTTCAGACTAACTCTCTTGAGAAGGAGCAAACTCTTAACGCCAAAAACAATCACTCCTGGCACTCATTGGGCATCGTAGTTCCGAAGAGTTCAGGCTTTATATGTCTTTTGCTCGCATATTGGTAAAAATGACAGGAAAAGGCAGAAACAGAACTAAAATTTTGACGTTTTGTTACCTTATTGAGGGGCCACTTAGTATCTCTTCAATTTTTCTTACATCGGCTTTTCTTCCTTTCAGAGCTATTAATACTCTGTAATCCTCAGCGTCGCCCTGGAGAAAGTGCAGACCTCTGTCCTCTTTTTTCATGAGGTATTCAGCGTATTTCACCTGATCTTCGCTTGAGTACAGGAGCATCAACACTTCAACGCCGTCACCGACGTTGACTTTAAAGTTCATCTTTGATAGGTACCAATCGGGCATCGGTCCCGTCCAGGTTCCAGCCCCTACTGAGATATTGTT encodes the following:
- a CDS encoding Ribonuclease P protein component 3 translates to MREEEVSFSRDYFVEMDVRSEEAYELASEWFDEVVFTKKLVLESPPDWDSLKDELKELRGKYGKVAILLVTKKPSLIREVKNRNLKALIYVQGGDMRINRMAIESGVDALISPWFGRKDPGFDHTLARMAARRGVAVGFSLSPLLNTNPYGRAQILRFMMKTWQLVRKYRVLRFLTSSAESRWEVRGPRDLMSLGINMGMEIPEARASLNFYPRKILGKLG
- a CDS encoding TrpB-like pyridoxal phosphate-dependent enzyme, whose translation is MKAVLPDSKIPKKWYNILPDLPEPLAPPLDPETDEPIEPEKLFRIFAGELVKQEISTERYIGISKEVRELYSKIGRPTPLYRATNLEKALNTPARIYFKFEGATVTGSHKINTALAQAYYAKKQGIERLVTETGAGQWGTALSLAGALLGLKVRVYMARASYQQKPYRKTIMRLYGAEIYPSPSDRTEVGRRFLAEDPNHPGGLGIAISEAIEDVLKDEKARYALGSVLNHVLMHQTVIGLEAQEHMKEFEEPDVIIGCVGGGSNFAGLAYPFVRDVLSGKADYEFIAVEPKAAPSMTRGVYKYDYGDSGGYTPKMKMHTLGHTYYVPPIHAGGLRYHGLAPTLSILINHGIVKPVAYHQNEVFQAAHLFAKTEGIIPAPESAHAIKGAIDRALQAKKEGREEVILFNLSGHGLLDLQGYEDYLDGRLQDYEPDYFPALDG